The genomic DNA GTTGAGTCTTGAGTTCTTTGCGCTAATGTTCGTACTTCATCAGCCACTACCGCAAAGCCTCTTCCTTGCTCACCGGCCCTTGCCGCCTCAATCGCCGCATTTAATGCCAATAAGTTGGTTTGTTCTGCAATCGCTCTGATCACATCAAGCACATTGCTTACGTTTGCCGCATTCTCGGCAAGCTCTTTAATCGCTTGAGCGCTTTCATTTAAATCGGACACTAATTTCACTGACTTAGTTTTCGCCGCTTCGGCAATGTGCGTACCTTGAGCCGACTTATCGGCGGTTTCTTGGGTTTTTTCTAATGTCAGTGCAGAGTTATTAGATACCTCTTCAGCACTGTGGGCTAGCTCTTGTATGGCTGTAGCTACCTGCTCGGTTGAGCTGAATTGCTCGTTAGATTGATGCGAGAGTTCTTTCGACATAGTTGATAAGTTAGTGGAAGATTGCGTCAAGGCCAAAGAAGTGGCCTTCATTGTTTCCATATTGTTCAACAAAAACTGGTGTAATGCTCTTGCCGTATCGGCTATCTGCCCAAGCTCGTCTTTGCTTCTATACTCACAGGTTTGCTTTAAGTTCCCCTCACCTAATGCACCTAAATTAAGGGTAACTAGCTTCAGTGGCTTTACGATGTAGTTTTGTATAAACCAGATAGCACCTATGGTGACAATCACCATAACCACCACAAATGCCAGAATATCAATAATAAAGTTCTTGCGTGATGAAGCTTCTAATATGGCCACTTTTTCGACAACTTGGCGCCCTAAATGATGAACGATCATGTCGAGTGCTTTCGAGGGTCCGTCGTCTATGCCTGCCACAGTTTTATGGGCTTTCAATGCATTGTAGCCTGATGACGCAAAGCTGCTTAAGCTTTCTTCATAGGTCGCTTTCATGATCTCGTGATCAATCAGAAATTGTTCTGCAAGAGTTAACGCTTCGCTGCCTTGTGTTAATAAAGGGATCAGTTCTTTCACTTCTTGTTGAACGGTATCGTGGCGAGATAAAAACTTGTTCCAACTGGCCTCGCGTTCAGCATCTTCCGTGCCGCTAATTAAGACTTTTTTCCATTCAATCACTTGCCGCTTAAACTCTAAATCGGCTTTTAATGCCAGCTCGCTGGCGTGTTCATCAACATGAATGAGTTGATCATACTTATGAATATCGTCATTCATTCGAGCCAGCGCAATAAATGCAACCGTACTTAATGCAGCAACGGTTCCCCCTAGAATAAACAACAGCTTGGTTTTAACACTATTAAATTGCATCACCCTAAACTCCTCAATTAGATAGGCATTAGCTTTAGCCTTATCAATTTGAATCTAGACCAAGCTGTTCAAAATGCAATATTGAGGCGCTTAAATTAGTTAATTAACGCCCAAAATGAATACAATTCAACCCATAGATAGGGGGTTTTAGGGGTTTTAGGGGTTTTTTCTTACGATGAGCAGCAGCCTTGGATATAGGCTGCTTTCGGTGAGAGTAACCAATAATTATCGGTTATAGGCCTTATTTACTCGCTGTAAATCGCGACTAGAATCACGATCTTTAATGGCGGCTCGTTTATCGTGTTGCTGTTTACCTTTTACTAAGGCAATGTCGGCTTTAATTTTATTGCCTTTCCAATAAACACCTAAACAAACGGCCGTGTAACCGGTTTGCTGGGAATTGCGCTGAATCTTATCTATTTCCCGGCGATTTAACAGAAGCTTACGCGTACGAGTAGGATCGGCAATGACATGAGTAGATGCTGTATTTAAAGGCGTGATATGGGCACCAATCAAATAAGCTTCGTCGTTTTGAAAAATAACGTAGCTGTCTACCAGCTGCAGTTTTCCAGCACGCATGCTTTTAACTTCCCACCCCATAAGGGCGAGGCCAGCTTCGTATTTATCGATGATATGGTAATCATGGCGGGCTTTTCTGTTTTGAGCGATCGACCCACCGCTGGTCGATGCTTTTTTCTTTGGTTTATTCATATTGGCGATTATATCGCTTTTAGACTATTTGACCATCATCATGTGTGCAAATATCGGGTATTGTATCGGCTTTCTGGTGCATTAATCGCTTGCCATGTACTTTTATGGGTAATAAAAGAGGAATTATTGTGTTTGGTTTGTTTGTATTGTTGTTGTATTGGTTTTTAGGCAGTGCATTTGTAGCTTGGGTAGGCTGGCCAATACCGGGCAGTGTTGTCGGCTTAATGGGTTTGTGGCTAACGTTAGTTATCTACGGCGGCGTACCAAATTGGCTGAAATTGCCTTCGAATTTGTTGATTCGCTATCTAACCTTAATGTTTGTACCCGCTGGGGTAGGACTGATAGAACATTTAGGAAGGCTATACAATTTAGGCGTTGCCATGTTTGTCATTATTGCGATCAGCACTTTGCTCACGGTTCTGGCAATGGCGCTTGTGTTTAAGCTATTAGGGAAACAATCATGACGCCGGAACTCACCCTTTTATTTACACTCACCCTAACGATGGGCGTGTATTTTATTTCAGAGAAAATTTACGTCTTTTGTCGGCGCTCTCCGTTAGCGCACCCGGTGTTTTTATCAATCGCGTCACTGATAGGCTTTTTAGTATGGAGCGGCTGGGAATACGAGCAATTTAGACAAGACACGCAGTTTATTCACTTTTTACTAGGTCCTACAACAGTAGCGTTAGCCATTCCACTCTATGAACAAATGCCTTTAATCAAAAAAATGGCATTACCGTTATTGGTCGCTTGTTTTATTGGCGCGTTGGTGGCCGCCAGCAGCGCGGCTCTGATCAGTGCACTTTGGACAGGCGATTTAGTACTGAGCTTAAGTTTAATGCCAAAATCGATTACCACACCGATTGCGATGGATCTATCGCTTTTAGCTGGCGGAAGCCCTTCGCTAACAGCAGGTATTGTTTTGATAACTGGTGTAATGGGGTGTTTGATAGTGCCGATTAGCCTTCGTTGGCTAAAAATAAAAGACGATGCGACTCAAGGTTTAATCATTGGTATTACGGCGCATGGTATTGGCACCGCACAAGCGTTTGAGAAATCGGCTACTTGCGGTGCTTTTGCAGGCTTGGCTATGAGCTTAACGGGCGTCATCAGCGCATTTGTCTTGCCGGTTTCTCCATTAACAACTTGGGTTGAAAGGCTAGTCGGTGGCTAGCTTTTTCAGCATCAAACCCGCTCGCTGCCCAACCGGTACCTTTGGGTTTGGAAACACGACATACTCTTCTTCGTTTTCAACTTGATACGATTCTTCACCGTCTTTCCACACGGTAAAGCCCTTAGGGTAACCGGCAAAGTTGGCGGCGCTGTCTTCAATAAAAAACTCCCAGGCATCACTGGTTTTATCTATTTCATGGCATACAACAAATGAATCGACTGCTTTTTTAGCCTTCGCTGGAAGCGCTTCCCCGGCAATAAGTTCACGCAAGGCGTAATCTATGCCTACAAATTGTTTTAAATCGTTTTGCCCGAAAGGCTTTACTTTACCCAATTCAAGCGTGAAGCTTTCAGCATTGTATTTTAGTGATGTAAAAGAGCTAAAGGTGTTAGCCTCTTTTTGTTGCAATAAAACCGTTTGAATATCGGCTCTTGCTAAAAAGGCTTTTTGGCTTTCAGGCAATGTGCGATTAGGAACATAAGGGTAAACCGCAAATTTTTCGCGAGCACTGTCTCTTATGGCAGTGTGGCAATCGTAATGCATACGTTGAGTGACAGTCACTGGTTCTTCAGCGAAAAAATTAGCCACGTAAGCTTCAAGTTTTGCCGCACGTTTAACTTCTTTCAACGAAACATCATAGCCTTGCCAATCACCGCAAAACAGACGATTCATATTTACATCGACAAAGCGATCCGCTTCAATCATGGACCAAGGGTTGCCTAAAATAAATAAAACACGCTGACCACTTTTTTGGTCTTCCGCCAATAAATCATCAATGATTTTACTGATAATTTCGATGGGTGCGGTTTCATTGCCATGTACGGCACAAGAAATCACTAGCGATGTATCGCATGCCGTATTCGGCTCAAACTTAATGACACCCGTATCTAAAAACGTGACCTCAGTGCCTGCCGATAAAATATCGTGCTTTGGCTCGAGCGTTACATCGGCGTTAGCCATTGTGTGCTTGATTATGTCTTTATGGGGTGCAAAAAAAGATGATGTCATAACAGTGCCTGTCGGGTTCTTTATGTTTCTTGAGATTACAGCGGATCGGATAAAAAGAAAGAGCCTTAGCGGCTCTTTTTAATTGTGCTTCTAACGTGGCTGCAAATGGCCAAGCATTCGTTTTTCGAGCTGCTTAAACACACCCAAAATGCAGAACGTTAAAGCTAAATAGATGAGTGCTACAAAAATGAAAGCTTCAAACGGCGAATAGTAGCGAGCGTAGATATCGCGTGCGGCGCCTGTTAAATCAATAATTGTCACTGTCGATGCAATAGCACTAGCGTGTAACATAAAGATTACTTCGTTACTGTAAGCTGGAATTGCACGTCGGAACGCGCTCGGCAGAATGATGCGAGCCATTCGCTTGCCCCAGCCCATACCATAGGCCTTTGCGGCTTCGATTTCGCCACGCGGTGTCGCTAAAATAGCGCCACGGAAAATTTCTGTCGTATAGGCGGCGGTATTTAATGAGAACGCAATTAAACAAGGGTAAAAAGCGCGCTTGAATATTTCCCACCAAAAGGACTCTTGAATACCTTCAATTAACGTCACCCCGTAGTAAATCATGTATAGCTGTATTAGTAGCGGTGTTCCTCGAAACACATAGGTGAATACCCAAACTGGCCCGGAAATAAACTTATTTTCAGAAGCGCGCATAATCGCTAACGGCACAGCCAATACAAAACCAACGATTAACGATAGTACGACTAACTGAACGGTCTTAACTAAGCCATCACCATAGTGTGCCCAAGTTTCAGGGTTGCCAAAAATCTCTATTATTGATTCAAACATCTATTAACCCTTAATTACGCCAGCACTGAATTTAACGTTAAGCCGCTTAAACACGACATCCGAAAGCGCTGCTATCGCTAAGAACACAATGGCAACTGGGATCAAAAACTTAAAGGGTTGACCCGTTGTTTTTGCCGCCTCCGAAGCTAAACGCACCATATCAGCTAAACCAATAATGCTCACCAAGGCTGTGGTCTTAAGCAACACCTGCCAGTTGTTTGCAATGCCAGGTAAAGCATGTCGCATCATCTGCGGGAACGAAATACGCTTAAATACTTGCCAGCCGCTCATGCCATAAGCTTTTCCTGCTTCTATTTGGCCGGGATCTACCGCCAAGAAAGCGCCTCGGAACGTTTCAGTCATATAGGCGCCAAAGATGAAACCAATGGTTAGCACGCCCGATAAAAATTCATTGAATGAGAAGAAGATGTCAATGCTGCCATCGCTTAGGTCGTACAGTAAATTAAAAAATGAGTTGACCATAATTTGGCCACCATAAAACAACAGCAGCATCCAAACTAGGTCGGGCACGCCTCGAATTAAGGTCGTATAAAAAGTGGCTATTGCTCTGGGAACTGGGTTTTTGGACATTTTCGCCATGGCCCCAATGAGCCCTAACGTAAATGCTAAGATGATAGAAAGTGCCGCTAACTCAATCGTTACGACAGCCCCACCCATTATCGAAGGACCATAGCCTTCAAAATCAAACATTCCAGCCATTGAAATTCTCTCTAATTATTATGATTACACTTGGTATGCACTTGCCGCGTACTTGGCCAGCAAATACCAAGTAGAACCTGATGTTTTGAATATAAGGGCCCTAAAAGAGCCCTTATTTTAGACGTTAATGGCTAAACATGCGCTTAGCCATTGAGTATCGATTAAAGCTTGATATCGAAATCGAAGTACTTCTTCATGATGACATCGTAACGACCGTCTGCTTTGATTTTAGACAATGCTGCCGATACTTTTTCTTCTAGCTCAGCATCACGCTTACGGAATGCCGCGCCAACACCTTCACCAAAGATACGAGTAGGCTCTTTAACGTATTCGCCTGCTTGGCTAATACCAGAACCTTCACCTAGCATTTCAATACCAACGGGTGCATCAACAAACATAGCGTCTAAACGACCACCTTTAAGATCTACAACCATGTCATCGGCAGTGGTGTAACGAACAATTTCAGCATCTTTCAAGAATTCAGTAACGTAAGTATCCTGAATAGTGGCGCGCTGTGCACCAATACGCTTGCCGCTTGAGTTAGCTGGATCGAAGCCGCTGCCATCTGGAGCGAAGAAAGCTGAAGGAGTTGTGTAGTAAGGCTCAGAGAAAAGAACACGCTTAGCACGCTCTTCGTTAATAGACATAGAAGAGAAGATCATGTCGTATTTACGAGCTAACAAACCAGGAATGATGCCATCCCATGCTTGAATGACCCACTCACAATCGTTACCAGAAATTTCTTTACAAACTTCGTTACCAAGTTCAATTTCGAAACCTGTTAACGTACCGTCTGGGGCTTTAAACTCGAAAGGTGGGTAAGGTGCATCAACACCGACTCGAATAGTATCCCAGTCTTTTGCTTCAACAGCAGAAGTTAGGGCGGCAACACTGGCCAAAGCAATTAAGATCTTTTTCATTATTATGCTCCATTAAGGATTATGTTTTCGAGCCTAGAGGCTCTGTTCTAGTTGTCGTATTAAACACGAGGCGCGTATGACCTCATGCTTGGGCTCCAAAATCAATACTTTGGAGACAAAAATTGCTTCATTCGCTCAGAAGATGGGTTCTCAAACACCGATTTAGGATTACCCTGCTCTTCAATCACCCCTTCGTGCAAATAGACAACCTGATTAGAAACATCTTTTGCAAACGACATTTCGTGCGTTACAACGATCATGGTACGGCCTTCTTCAGCCAAACCACGCATCACTTTCAACACTTCGCCCACTAATTCAGGGTCTAGTGCAGACGTTGGTTCATCAAACAACATGACTTCTGGGTTCATCGCTAGGGCGCGAGCAATAGCCGCACGCTGTTGTTGCCCACCAGACATATGTGCGGGATAGTAATCTTTGCGGTCATACAAACCCACTCTATTAAGGTGCTCTTCTGCGCGCTCAATGGCTTCGGCTTTAGAGACGCCCAAAACATGAATAGGTGCTTCAATAATGTTTTCCATTACTGTCATGTGTGACCAAAGATTAAACCCCTGAAAAACCATCGACAAACGAGCACGCATAAGTTCTACCTGGCGCAT from Reinekea marina includes the following:
- a CDS encoding methyl-accepting chemotaxis protein — protein: MQFNSVKTKLLFILGGTVAALSTVAFIALARMNDDIHKYDQLIHVDEHASELALKADLEFKRQVIEWKKVLISGTEDAEREASWNKFLSRHDTVQQEVKELIPLLTQGSEALTLAEQFLIDHEIMKATYEESLSSFASSGYNALKAHKTVAGIDDGPSKALDMIVHHLGRQVVEKVAILEASSRKNFIIDILAFVVVMVIVTIGAIWFIQNYIVKPLKLVTLNLGALGEGNLKQTCEYRSKDELGQIADTARALHQFLLNNMETMKATSLALTQSSTNLSTMSKELSHQSNEQFSSTEQVATAIQELAHSAEEVSNNSALTLEKTQETADKSAQGTHIAEAAKTKSVKLVSDLNESAQAIKELAENAANVSNVLDVIRAIAEQTNLLALNAAIEAARAGEQGRGFAVVADEVRTLAQRTQDSTTEIERILDNVKTGADNAVVAMDKGQESSLKTEKDITEASNALQEIATMVADINEKNIQIANASKEQTDVALGISSLISNIQGLADATNKRVGQTQAISEELDALIKKFDQQVALFKM
- the smpB gene encoding SsrA-binding protein SmpB, coding for MNKPKKKASTSGGSIAQNRKARHDYHIIDKYEAGLALMGWEVKSMRAGKLQLVDSYVIFQNDEAYLIGAHITPLNTASTHVIADPTRTRKLLLNRREIDKIQRNSQQTGYTAVCLGVYWKGNKIKADIALVKGKQQHDKRAAIKDRDSSRDLQRVNKAYNR
- a CDS encoding CidA/LrgA family protein, with translation MQISGIVSAFWCINRLPCTFMGNKRGIIVFGLFVLLLYWFLGSAFVAWVGWPIPGSVVGLMGLWLTLVIYGGVPNWLKLPSNLLIRYLTLMFVPAGVGLIEHLGRLYNLGVAMFVIIAISTLLTVLAMALVFKLLGKQS
- a CDS encoding LrgB family protein; translated protein: MTPELTLLFTLTLTMGVYFISEKIYVFCRRSPLAHPVFLSIASLIGFLVWSGWEYEQFRQDTQFIHFLLGPTTVALAIPLYEQMPLIKKMALPLLVACFIGALVAASSAALISALWTGDLVLSLSLMPKSITTPIAMDLSLLAGGSPSLTAGIVLITGVMGCLIVPISLRWLKIKDDATQGLIIGITAHGIGTAQAFEKSATCGAFAGLAMSLTGVISAFVLPVSPLTTWVERLVGG
- the astE gene encoding succinylglutamate desuccinylase; translated protein: MANADVTLEPKHDILSAGTEVTFLDTGVIKFEPNTACDTSLVISCAVHGNETAPIEIISKIIDDLLAEDQKSGQRVLFILGNPWSMIEADRFVDVNMNRLFCGDWQGYDVSLKEVKRAAKLEAYVANFFAEEPVTVTQRMHYDCHTAIRDSAREKFAVYPYVPNRTLPESQKAFLARADIQTVLLQQKEANTFSSFTSLKYNAESFTLELGKVKPFGQNDLKQFVGIDYALRELIAGEALPAKAKKAVDSFVVCHEIDKTSDAWEFFIEDSAANFAGYPKGFTVWKDGEESYQVENEEEYVVFPNPKVPVGQRAGLMLKKLATD
- a CDS encoding ABC transporter permease, coding for MFESIIEIFGNPETWAHYGDGLVKTVQLVVLSLIVGFVLAVPLAIMRASENKFISGPVWVFTYVFRGTPLLIQLYMIYYGVTLIEGIQESFWWEIFKRAFYPCLIAFSLNTAAYTTEIFRGAILATPRGEIEAAKAYGMGWGKRMARIILPSAFRRAIPAYSNEVIFMLHASAIASTVTIIDLTGAARDIYARYYSPFEAFIFVALIYLALTFCILGVFKQLEKRMLGHLQPR
- a CDS encoding ABC transporter permease, yielding MFDFEGYGPSIMGGAVVTIELAALSIILAFTLGLIGAMAKMSKNPVPRAIATFYTTLIRGVPDLVWMLLLFYGGQIMVNSFFNLLYDLSDGSIDIFFSFNEFLSGVLTIGFIFGAYMTETFRGAFLAVDPGQIEAGKAYGMSGWQVFKRISFPQMMRHALPGIANNWQVLLKTTALVSIIGLADMVRLASEAAKTTGQPFKFLIPVAIVFLAIAALSDVVFKRLNVKFSAGVIKG
- a CDS encoding transporter substrate-binding domain-containing protein, whose product is MKKILIALASVAALTSAVEAKDWDTIRVGVDAPYPPFEFKAPDGTLTGFEIELGNEVCKEISGNDCEWVIQAWDGIIPGLLARKYDMIFSSMSINEERAKRVLFSEPYYTTPSAFFAPDGSGFDPANSSGKRIGAQRATIQDTYVTEFLKDAEIVRYTTADDMVVDLKGGRLDAMFVDAPVGIEMLGEGSGISQAGEYVKEPTRIFGEGVGAAFRKRDAELEEKVSAALSKIKADGRYDVIMKKYFDFDIKL
- a CDS encoding ABC transporter ATP-binding protein, whose product is MSEVAPLIVKDVHKSFGSHEVLKGISLEAKKGDVISLIGSSGSGKSTFLRCINLLEIPTSGDIQVHGENIAFKTDKRGERMPANMRQVELMRARLSMVFQGFNLWSHMTVMENIIEAPIHVLGVSKAEAIERAEEHLNRVGLYDRKDYYPAHMSGGQQQRAAIARALAMNPEVMLFDEPTSALDPELVGEVLKVMRGLAEEGRTMIVVTHEMSFAKDVSNQVVYLHEGVIEEQGNPKSVFENPSSERMKQFLSPKY